One genomic window of Nicotiana sylvestris chromosome 10, ASM39365v2, whole genome shotgun sequence includes the following:
- the LOC104211054 gene encoding uncharacterized protein isoform X1 — translation MSAALCSSFRVMLPQWRYCNKNLHYWILPPSKTKLNFLYFPIFSSFTDDDSVKPIKQNQVMYDPSEELFGLAADLQPRKVVSSASSPRSWFGPNGQYIRELPCPSCRGRGYTPCIECGIERSSLDCSLCNGKGMMTCHQCSGDCVIWEESIDERPWEKARSSSPLKVKEDDEVDNLDIKLDAKRKTKRVYQSPNTEVNLKISRSLKSLNAKTGLFSKRMKIIHGDPTLHAQRVAAIKKAKGTPAARKRASDSMKDYFRDPDNRRKRSISMKGVKFYCKNCGQEGHRSNYCPEIRDNTDRRYRCRLCGAKGHNRRTCLKSSLIVPKKMVKINHHCSKCRRTGHNRRTCNQKKNETKVVATINSSATRAKRTYSCSVCLGKGHNARTCLHKNNSKRR, via the exons ATGTCAGCAGCATTATGTTCATCATTTCGGGTAATGTTGCCTCAATGGAGATACTGTAACAAGAACTTGCACTACTGGATTTTGCCTCCTTCTAAGACAAAACTTAACTTCCTTTATTTTCCAATCTTCTCTTCTTTTACTGATGATGATTCTGTCAAACCCATCAAACAAAATCAG GTTATGTATGACCCTTCAGAGGAGCTCTTTGGACTTGCTGCTGATTTGCAGCCAAG GAAGGTTGTTTCTAGTGCGTCGAGTCCAAGATCATGGTTTGGCCCAAACGGCCAATATATAAGAGAATTGCCGTGCCCGAGCTGCAGGGGAAGGGGCTACACTCCTTGTATTGAATGTGGAATAGAGAGATCCAGTTTAGATTGTTCATTGTGTAATGGAAAG GGTATGATGACTTGTCATCAGTGCAGTGGAGATTGTGTCATTTGGGAAGAGTCTATCGACGAAAGGCCTTGGGAGAAAGCTCGGTCAAG TTCCCCTTTAAAAGTAAAGGAAGACGATGAAGTGGACAACTTAGACATAAAGCTTGATGCGAAGAGGAAAACTAAGCGTGTCTACCAATCTCCAAATACAGAAGTCAATTTGAAGATCAGCAGATCATTAAAA AGCTTAAATGCAAAGACTGGACTATTTAGTAAGAGAATGAAGATTATCCATGGCGATCCCACGCTTCATGCACAAAGAGTAGCTGCTATTAAG AAAGCAAAGGGGACGCCTGCTGCTAGAAAACGTGCCTCCGATTCCATGAAAGATTACTTCCGTGATCCAGATAACCGTCGCAAGAGAAGTATATCCATGAAAG GGGTGAAATTTTACTGTAAAAATTGTGGACAGGAAGGGCATAGGAGCAACTACTGTCCAGAAATTCGAGACAATACAGATAGACGTTATAGATGTCGATTATGTGGAGCAAAGGGTCATAACAGAAGAACCTGCTTAAAGTCAAGCTTAATTGTACCGAAGAAGATGGTCAAGATTAACCATCATTGCAGCAAGTGTCGAAGAACTGGCCATAATAGAAGGACATGCAACCAAAAGAAGAATGAGACTAAAGTTGTTGCTACAATCAATAGTTCTGCTACTCGGGCAAAGAGAACTTATAGCTGCAGTGTGTGCTTAGGGAAAGGGCACAATGCTCGGACATGTCTTCATAAAAACAACTCCAAAAGAAGATAG
- the LOC104211054 gene encoding uncharacterized protein isoform X2, whose translation MSAALCSSFRVMLPQWRYCNKNLHYWILPPSKTKLNFLYFPIFSSFTDDDSVKPIKQNQVMYDPSEELFGLAADLQPRKVVSSASSPRSWFGPNGQYIRELPCPSCRGRGYTPCIECGIERSSLDCSLCNGKGMMTCHQCSGDCVIWEESIDERPWEKARSSSPLKVKEDDEVDNLDIKLDAKRKTKRVYQSPNTEVNLKISRSLKSLNAKTGLFSKRMKIIHGDPTLHAQRVAAIKKAKGTPAARKRASDSMKDYFRDPDNRRKRSISMKEKPMSWYIFLNIKWCSH comes from the exons ATGTCAGCAGCATTATGTTCATCATTTCGGGTAATGTTGCCTCAATGGAGATACTGTAACAAGAACTTGCACTACTGGATTTTGCCTCCTTCTAAGACAAAACTTAACTTCCTTTATTTTCCAATCTTCTCTTCTTTTACTGATGATGATTCTGTCAAACCCATCAAACAAAATCAG GTTATGTATGACCCTTCAGAGGAGCTCTTTGGACTTGCTGCTGATTTGCAGCCAAG GAAGGTTGTTTCTAGTGCGTCGAGTCCAAGATCATGGTTTGGCCCAAACGGCCAATATATAAGAGAATTGCCGTGCCCGAGCTGCAGGGGAAGGGGCTACACTCCTTGTATTGAATGTGGAATAGAGAGATCCAGTTTAGATTGTTCATTGTGTAATGGAAAG GGTATGATGACTTGTCATCAGTGCAGTGGAGATTGTGTCATTTGGGAAGAGTCTATCGACGAAAGGCCTTGGGAGAAAGCTCGGTCAAG TTCCCCTTTAAAAGTAAAGGAAGACGATGAAGTGGACAACTTAGACATAAAGCTTGATGCGAAGAGGAAAACTAAGCGTGTCTACCAATCTCCAAATACAGAAGTCAATTTGAAGATCAGCAGATCATTAAAA AGCTTAAATGCAAAGACTGGACTATTTAGTAAGAGAATGAAGATTATCCATGGCGATCCCACGCTTCATGCACAAAGAGTAGCTGCTATTAAG AAAGCAAAGGGGACGCCTGCTGCTAGAAAACGTGCCTCCGATTCCATGAAAGATTACTTCCGTGATCCAGATAACCGTCGCAAGAGAAGTATATCCATGAAAG AAAAGCCAATGTCTTGGTACATTTTCCTGAATATCAAGTGGTGCTCTCATTAA
- the LOC104211054 gene encoding uncharacterized protein isoform X3 — translation MSAALCSSFRVMLPQWRYCNKNLHYWILPPSKTKLNFLYFPIFSSFTDDDSVKPIKQNQVMYDPSEELFGLAADLQPRKVVSSASSPRSWFGPNGQYIRELPCPSCRGRGYTPCIECGIERSSLDCSLCNGKGMMTCHQCSGDCVIWEESIDERPWEKARSSSPLKVKEDDEVDNLDIKLDAKRKTKRVYQSPNTEVNLKISRSLKSLNAKTGLFSKRMKIIHGDPTLHAQRVAAIKKAKGTPAARKRASDSMKDYFRDPDNRRKRSISMKGL, via the exons ATGTCAGCAGCATTATGTTCATCATTTCGGGTAATGTTGCCTCAATGGAGATACTGTAACAAGAACTTGCACTACTGGATTTTGCCTCCTTCTAAGACAAAACTTAACTTCCTTTATTTTCCAATCTTCTCTTCTTTTACTGATGATGATTCTGTCAAACCCATCAAACAAAATCAG GTTATGTATGACCCTTCAGAGGAGCTCTTTGGACTTGCTGCTGATTTGCAGCCAAG GAAGGTTGTTTCTAGTGCGTCGAGTCCAAGATCATGGTTTGGCCCAAACGGCCAATATATAAGAGAATTGCCGTGCCCGAGCTGCAGGGGAAGGGGCTACACTCCTTGTATTGAATGTGGAATAGAGAGATCCAGTTTAGATTGTTCATTGTGTAATGGAAAG GGTATGATGACTTGTCATCAGTGCAGTGGAGATTGTGTCATTTGGGAAGAGTCTATCGACGAAAGGCCTTGGGAGAAAGCTCGGTCAAG TTCCCCTTTAAAAGTAAAGGAAGACGATGAAGTGGACAACTTAGACATAAAGCTTGATGCGAAGAGGAAAACTAAGCGTGTCTACCAATCTCCAAATACAGAAGTCAATTTGAAGATCAGCAGATCATTAAAA AGCTTAAATGCAAAGACTGGACTATTTAGTAAGAGAATGAAGATTATCCATGGCGATCCCACGCTTCATGCACAAAGAGTAGCTGCTATTAAG AAAGCAAAGGGGACGCCTGCTGCTAGAAAACGTGCCTCCGATTCCATGAAAGATTACTTCCGTGATCCAGATAACCGTCGCAAGAGAAGTATATCCATGAAAGGTCTATAA